A genomic stretch from Halichoerus grypus chromosome 5, mHalGry1.hap1.1, whole genome shotgun sequence includes:
- the FAM43B gene encoding protein FAM43B — protein sequence MLPWRRNKFVLVEDEAKCKAKSLSPGLAYTSLLSSFLRSCPDLLPDWPLERLGRVFRSRRQKVELNKEDPTYTVWYLGNAVTLHAKGDGCTDDAVGKIWARCGPGGGTKMKLTLGPHGIRMQPCERGASGGSGSSGGSGGRRPAHAYLLPRITYCTADGRHPRVFAWVYRHQARHKAVVLRCHAVLLARAHKARALARLLRQTALAAFSDFKRLQRQSDARHVRQQHLRAGGAAASVPRAPLRRLLNAKCAYRPPPAERGRGAPRLSSIQEEDEEEDADAEERERPEVLSLARELRTCSLRGAPAQPPPAQPRRWKAGPRERAGQAR from the coding sequence ATGCTGCCCTGGAGACGCAACAAATTCGTGCTGGTGGAGGACGAGGCCAAGTGCAAGGCGAAGAGCCTGAGTCCGGGACTCGCCTACACGTCGCTACTCTCTAGCTTCCTGCGCTCCTGCCCGGACCTGCTGCCCGACTGGCCGCTGGAGCGTCTGGGCCGCGTGTTCCGCAGCCGGCGCCAGAAAGTGGAGCTCAACAAGGAGGACCCGACCTACACCGTGTGGTACCTGGGCAACGCCGTCACCCTGCACGCCAAGGGCGACGGCTGCACCGACGACGCCGTGGGCAAGATCTGGGCGCGCTGCGGGCCGGGCGGGGGCACCAAGATGAAGCTGACGCTGGGGCCGCACGGCATCCGCATGCAGCCGTGCGAGCGCGGCGCCTCGGGGGGCTCGGGGAGCTCGGGGGGCTCGGGGGGCCGCCGGCCGGCGCACGCCTACCTGCTGCCGCGCATCACCTACTGCACCGCGGACGGGCGCCACCCGCGCGTCTTCGCCTGGGTCTACCGCCACCAGGCGCGCCACAAGGCCGTGGTGCTGCGCTGCCACGCCGTGCTGCTGGCGCGGGCGCACAAGGCGCGCGCCCTGGCCCGCCTGCTCCGCCAGACCGCGCTGGCGGCCTTCAGCGACTTCAAGCGCCTGCAGCGCCAGAGCGACGCTCGCCACGTGCGCCAGCAGCACCTCCGCGCCGGGGGCGCCGCCGCCTCGGTGCCCCGCGCCCCGCTGCGCCGGCTGCTCAACGCCAAGTGCGCCTACCGGCCGCCGCCCGCCGAGCGCGGCCGTGGGGCGCCGCGCCTCAGCAGCATccaggaggaggacgaggaggaggacgCAGACGCGGAGGAGCGCGAGCGGCCCGAGGTGCTCAGCCTGGCCCGGGAGCTGAGGACGTGCAGCCTGCGGGGCGCCCCGGCGCAGCCGCCGCCCGCGCAGCCCCGCCGCTGGAAGGCCGGCCCCAGGGAGCGGGCGGGCCAGGCGCGCTGA